In one Cercospora beticola chromosome 1, complete sequence genomic region, the following are encoded:
- a CDS encoding uncharacterized protein (CAZy:PL3), translating into MQYILPATLAFAVAANAVPAQHWHYPKGFGGPPAPGGAIPTGGAYPTGLVPTATGILPWPTAPYSPIKQYQNKGRADDDEESSSSSAASSKTKSSKKGKSSSATASVTKSGNAASATGGASSGNSSAPATTAAPASGGSGSSGGKLPASSGTSILKAVQTIAAGESFDGGMVAFDRGASCTGQTEGGSSDTVFHLEEGASLSNVIIGPNQIEGVHCFGSCTLTNVWWSEVCEDAFTIKEQSASGTTTINGGGAFGADDKVLQHNGAGTLKVTGFTTSDFGKLYRSCGNCKSMSERHIILDDITASEGSSLVGINSNYGDTATLTNIKASGVKDICVEYEGNDSGKEPTKKSSGPSSACIYTESDVTSS; encoded by the exons ATGCAATACATCCTCCCAGCAACCTTGGCTTTTGCCGTCGCAGCCAATGCAGTGCCTGCCCAGCACTGGCACTACCCCAAGGGCTTTGGAGGCCCACCAGCGCCTGGTGGCGCTATCCCAACTGGCGGTGCTTACCCAACTGGCCTCGTTCCTACCGCCACAGGAATCCTCCCATGGCCCACCGCACCATACAGCCCTATCAAACAATACCAGAACAAGGGCCGtgccgatgacgatgaggagtcCAGCTCGTCTTCTGCCGCGTCCAGCAAGACCAAGTCTAGCAAGAAGGGCAAGTCGTCCTCTGCCACCGCTAGTGTGACCAAGTCGGGCAATGCTGCGTCGGCCACAGGCGGTGCCTCTTCTGGCAACAGCTCTGCCCCTGCTACCACCGCGGCACCTGCATCCGGTGGCTCTGGTTCGTCCGGAGGCAAGCTGCCAGCCTCCTCTGGCACATCCATCCTTAAGGCCGTCCAGACCATCGCTGCTGGCGAGTCTTTCGACGGCGGCATGGTCGCTTTCGACCGTGGCGCTTCCTGCACTGGCCAGACCGAGGGAGGCTCGTCCGACACGGTCTTCCACCTCGAAGAAGGAGCTTCCCTGAGCAACGTCATCATCGGTCCTAACCAGATCGAGGGTGTTCATTGCTTCGGTAGCTGCACCTTGACCAACGTCTGGTGGTCTGAGGTCTGCGAGGATGCCTTCACCATCAAGGAGCAATCTGCCAGCGGAaccaccaccatcaacgGCGGTGGTGCCTTCGGAGCTGACGACAAAGTTCTCCAGCACAACGGCG CTGGTACATTGAAGGTCACAGGCTTTACTACTTCTGACTTCGGAAAGTTGTACAGATCTT GCGGAAACTGCAAGTCCATGAGCGAACGCCACATCATTCTCGACGACATCACCGCCTCCGAAGGCTCCTCTCTCGTGGGAATCAACAGCAACTACGGAGACACCGCCACCCTCACCAACATCAAAGCATCCGGCGTGAAAGACATTTGCGTTGAATACGAGGGCAACGACAGCGGCAAAGAGCCAACAAAGAAGAGCAGCGGTCCTTCTTCCGCTTGCATCTACACCGAGTCCGACGTCACTTCGTCTTAG
- the POB3 gene encoding FACT complex subunit (BUSCO:EOG09261WVT) yields the protein MPRKTADPASRESFDNIYLDLSKEPGKCRLAESGLGWKPSGGQTFTLDKSEFLSAQWSRAARGYEMKIYGRNQGVVQLDGFKQEDFDTIQKCFKVWYGVPFEHKEHALRGWNWGKNELGRNELAFNVRNQPAFEIPYTEISNTNLAGKNEVAVEFSLPADGEDTGTNGHLGGARAKGKKMGGAADQLTEIRFYIPGTEKRAKGDDEDGEDVEEGEEAEQQNAANLFYETLMNKAEIGEVAGDTFATFQDILHLTPRGRFDIDLYESSFRLRGKTYDYKISYESAKRFFLLPKPDDMHQLLCIGLDPPLRQGQTRYPFLVMQFKKDEEVAIELNMTDEQLEKYSGKLQPKYEAPIGNVVSKIFHGLTGKRLIQPSDQFVSHHQMSGVKCSIKANEGHLFCLDKAFLFVPKPATYLSFEQISSVTMSRVGGAVSASRTFDISVLLKSGGDHQFSNINREEQQPLESFLKAKGIKTKNEMDGDSGMLAAALANDPDLVSSEDEEVVQRDRGSADEDDESVDEDFQADSESDVAEEFDSDAKSDSEAGSDAEMGDADDGDASEEDTAAKVERPKKKAKTSK from the exons ATGCCTCGGAAGACCGCTGACCCGGCGAGCAGGGAATCATTCGACAACATCTACCTCGACCTCTCCAAGGAGCCAGGGAAATGTCGTCTGGCCGAATCCGGACTGGGATGGAAGCCATCGGGGGGTCAAACATTCACACTGGATAAGAGCGAGTTCTTGAGTGCGCAATGGAGTCGAGCCGCGCGGGGTTACGAAATGAAGATCTATGGGAGGAACCAAGGTGTCGTGCAACTTGATGGCTTCAAGCAAGAG GATTTCGACACCATTCAAAAGTGCTTCAAGGTGTGGTATGGGGTACCGTTCGAGCACAAGGAACACGCACTACGAGGCTGGAACTGGGGAAAGAACGAGCTGGGTCGAAACGAACTGGCATTCAACGTGCGTAACCAGCCCGCTTTCGAGATTCCCTACACAGAAATCAGCAACACCAATCTTGCCGGCAAGAACGAAGTTGCCGTTGAGTTCTCGTTGCCGGCGGACGGCGAAGACACAGGTACAAATGGCCACCTCGGAGGCGCGAGAGCGAAAGGAAAGAAGATGGGAGGCGCAGCAGACCAGCTGACCGAGATTCGATTTTACATTCCCGGCACGGAGAAGAGAGCCAAgggcgatgacgaagacggagaGGATGTGGAGGAAGGGGAAGAGGCTGAGCAGCAGAACGCGGCCAATTTGTTCTACGAGACGTTGATGAACAAGGCTGAAATCGGCGAAGTCGCCGGAGACACATTTGCGACCTTCCAGGACATCCTTCACCTCACACCCCGTGGACGCTTCGACATCGATCTATACGAGAGCTCGTTCCGATTACGTGGCAAGACGTACGACTACAAGATCTCATACGAGAGTGCGAAGCGATTCTTTCTCCTTCCCAAACCGGACGATATGCATCAACTTCTCTGCATTGGGCTCGATCCTCCGCTTCGACAAGGTCAAACGCGATATCCTTTCCTTGTTATGCAGTTCAAGAAGGACGAAGAAGTGGCTATCGAGCTCAACATGACAGACGAGCAACTGGAGAAGTACTCTGGAAAGCTGCAGCCGAAGTACGAAGCCCCTATAGGAAATGTGGTTTCCAAGATCTTCCACGGTCTTACTGGCAAGCGCTTGATCCAGCCAAGCGACCAATTCGTCAGCCACCACCAGATGAGTGGAGTCAAGTGCAGCATCAAAGCCAACGAGGGCCATCTCTTCTGCCTGGACAAGGCATTCCTTTTCGTCCCAAAGCCAGCGACCTATCTCTCGTTTGAGCAGATTTCAAGCGTGACCATGAGCCGCGTGGGCGGAGCTGTTAGTGCCAGCCGCACATTCGACATTTCGGTCCTGCTGAAGAGCGGAGGAGACCATCAATTCTCCAACATCAACAGAGAGGAGCAGCAACCGCTTGAGAGCTTCCTCAAGGCCAAGGGCATCAAGACGAAGAATGAGATGGATGGGGATAGTGGCATGCTTGCTGCCGCTCTCGCCAACGATCCTGACCTCGTTAGtagcgaggatgaggaggttGTGCAGAGGGACAGAGGCAGcgcagacgaggatgacgaatCTGTTGATGAAGACTTCCAAGCCGACTCAGAATCAGATGTGGCAGAGGAATTCGACTCGGATGCCAAAAGCGACAGCGAAGCTGGTAGCGATGCCGAGATGGGCGATGCAGATGACGGGGACGCCAGCGAGGAGGACACAGCAGCGAAGGTTGAGcgaccgaagaagaaggccaagacgTCGAAGTGA
- a CDS encoding mitochondrial 54S ribosomal protein uL6m: MATIRQCARSSRAFTSPSTVPSTLKTCEVTLPAFLVPAFAQPRQQTSHFSTTPRCQSKIGKAPLAPPPEVTFRVIEPALSSSHARVSRNKPGATVEIEGPLGKTSMTVPHYVRIKSDDGSKTHTVSIEDTEDKKQKAMWGTVRAYLQNHILGVSEGHAAILRLVGVGYRATIESSAVTKKPEYEGQQFVSLKVGYSHPIELGVPKGVKASTPQPTRILLQGVEREVVMQFAAEIRAWRKPEPYKGKGIFVNDETIKLKAKKIK; the protein is encoded by the exons ATGGCGACAATACGGCAATGCGCGCGCTCATCGAGAGCCTTCACTTCCCCATCAACAGTGCCTTCGACGTTGAAAACATGCGAAGTCACGCTCCCAGCCTTCCTGGTGCCGGCATTCGCACAACCACGCCAGCAGACATCACACTTCTCCACCACTCCCCGATGTCAATCGAAGATTGGCAAGGCACCGCTCGCTCCACCACCTGAAGTCACCTTCCGCGTCATTGAACCAGCTTTATCGTCGAGCCATGCTCGTGTCAGCAGGAATAAGCCAGGCGCGACGGTGGAGATCGAGGGGCCTTTGGGTAAAACGAGCATGACCGTACCTCATTACGTGCGCATCAAGTCCGACGACGGGAGCAAGACACACACTGTGAGCATCGAGGATACCGAGGataagaagcaaaaggctaTGTGGG GAACGGTACGGGCATATTTACAAAACCACATCCTGGGCGTGAGCGAAGGGCATGCGGCCATCCTGCGATTAGTCGGTGTCGGCTACCGTGCAACTATCGAGAGCAGTGCCGTCACGAAGAAGCCAGAGTACGAGGGGCAGCAGTTCGTCTCCTTGAAAGTTGGATATTCACATCCCATCGAGCTGGGTGTGCCAAAAGGTGTTAAAGCAAGCACGCCTCAGCCAACACGTATACTGCTCCAGGGCGTAGAGCGGGAGGTCGTGATGCAATTTGCTGCAGAGATCCGAGCATGGCGGAAGCCAGAGCCATACAAGGGCAAGGGGATCTTTGTGAACGATGAAACGATCAAgttgaaagcgaagaagatcaagtaG